DNA from Methanococcus voltae:
ATCATCTGGCAATCTTAGAAGCCATTGAAGACCCTGAAATTCAAGAAGAGACAAGAATTGTTATAGAAAATACACTCGAACAATTGGAAAAAGTATTATTGGGTGTAACTTACTTAGGAGAACTTACCCCTAAATCAAAAGATTTCATACTCTCATTCGGTGAAAGGCTCTGTGCACCTATCTTATGCGGTGCTTTAAAAGACAAAGGAAACAAATCAATATGTCTTACCGGTAGGGAAGCAGGTATTATTACAGATAACAATTTTGGATGTGCGAAAGTAATTGATTTAAGAGTTAAAGGTACAATCACCCCATTATTAGAATTAGGCGTTATTCCTGTGATTACTGGATTCATTGGTGGTACAAAAGAAGAAGAAATCACTACACTCGGTAGAGGTGGGAGTGATTACTCTGCTGCCCTTGTAGGTGCTGGACTTGAAGCTGATATGGTTGAAATCTGGACCGATGTAAGCGGTGTTTTATCTGCTGACCCAAGAACAGTGGAAAAAGTTAAAAAAATACCTAAAATGTCCTACTTAGAAGCAATGGAACTTGCTTACTTTGGTGCTAAGGTGTTGCACCCGAGAACAGTAGAACCGGTTATGGAAAAAGGAATCCCGTTAAAAATTAAAAACACATTTGAACCTGAAAACGAAGGTACCCTTATTAATGGGGATATTGAACCAAGTGATAGACCTATTAAAGCTATTACGACCATTAAAGACGTTATTTTAATTAATATCTTTGGTGGCGGTATGGTAGGCGTAAGTGGCACAGCTGCAAGGATATTTAACGCACTCGGCAGGTCAAATGCAAACGTTATATTAATAACACAAGGTTCTTCTGAAACTAACATTTCAATCGTTATTTACGACGGGGAACTTGAAGCGATTAAATGTGTAAGAGAACTTAAAAAAGAGTTTGACGGTTGCCATTTAATAAAAGATGTAAGCTTTGATAAAGAAGTATGCGTCGTTTCAGCGGTTGGTTCCGATATGAAAGGCTCAAAAGGCATTGCAGGCGATTTATTCACGGCTGTAGCTGAAAGCGGTGCAAATATTAAAATGATTGCACAGGGTTCTTCTGAAACTAACATTTCATTTGTAATCGGTGAAAAAGACCTCGAAAATTGCTTGAAAAAATTACACAAAACATTTATCGAAGATGTAAATTAATCGATTAGTAAGTGTTAATTAATACTTAGCAATAATTATTAATTGATTAATTAATTAGTTATTTTTTCAAAATTTAGTATTTTTCTTTTCTTTTTCTTTTTTAATAAACTATAATAGAGTATTAAAAATGTTATTACAAATGTTATTAAAAATATTATTACAATTTAATACATCTATTAATAGATAAATTTATATGTACAAATATATAAAATTATAATATAATTTGAAGCGATAATATGATTTTAGGAATTAATGACGGGCATAATTCGAGCATTTCATTGTTTAATGATGGAAAAACTAAGAATAATCGAATAGAATATGCCATAAGCGAAGAAAGGATTACCCGAATAAAAAATATTCGAGGATTTCCCAAAAATTCAATAAATGCAATATTAAACTATTATGAAACTGAAATAACTGATAAAAAAAATAATTTTGATTTAATAACCGTCGGGGGCAAATTTAGAAAAAATAACCGGTTAAACAAATTAAAAGAATTTTCGGACAATCAAAACGCTCCATTATTATATTTTGACCATCATTTATGCCATACTTCATTATATAAACTAAATTATGACTTTAAAAAAGGAAAAGAATATATGGTTATTACACTTGACGGTGCGGGCGATGGTTTATCTTCTACCGTGTCAATTGCAAAAAATAACAAAATAGATACGATTGCTCAAAGTGATAATATCAACTCCATAGGGGATATTTACGCTTCTTTTACTGAATTATTGGGTTTTAAACCTATGGAAGATGAAGGTAAAGTAATGGGTTTAGCAGGCTATCAAATGGATTCCGAACATAACGAAACGTATGAAAAAATTCTTTCAAACGTTGAAAATAAGATTATTGGATACAATACTAAAACTAAGACTTTTAAAAATTATTTGGGCGTAATAGGTAATCAATCAACCAAAGAATTAGAAAAATTGTTTAAACTGCAAGGCATTTGCAATTTTAAAAATATGGATTTGAATAATAAAGTAATTATTTCAAAGATTATTCAAAGAAAATTGGAAGAAACTGTTAAATTAATGGTTGAAAACTTCGTAAAAGAGACGGGTATTAGTGATATCGTGCTTTCAGGCGGTGTTGCTCAAAATGTTAAGCTAAATATGGAAATAAGCGATATGGATTGTGTAAATTCTGTATATGTGCCCCCTTTTCCATCTGATGAAGGTTTGAGTATTGGTTCTTGCATATTAGCATCTTCAATTCATAATAAATCGGATATTGGACTTCAAAATACCTATTTGGGTAATGATATTGAAAATTCTAAAATTGATAATAACAATATTTATGAAAATAATATTAATAATAT
Protein-coding regions in this window:
- a CDS encoding carbamoyltransferase C-terminal domain-containing protein; translated protein: MILGINDGHNSSISLFNDGKTKNNRIEYAISEERITRIKNIRGFPKNSINAILNYYETEITDKKNNFDLITVGGKFRKNNRLNKLKEFSDNQNAPLLYFDHHLCHTSLYKLNYDFKKGKEYMVITLDGAGDGLSSTVSIAKNNKIDTIAQSDNINSIGDIYASFTELLGFKPMEDEGKVMGLAGYQMDSEHNETYEKILSNVENKIIGYNTKTKTFKNYLGVIGNQSTKELEKLFKLQGICNFKNMDLNNKVIISKIIQRKLEETVKLMVENFVKETGISDIVLSGGVAQNVKLNMEISDMDCVNSVYVPPFPSDEGLSIGSCILASSIHNKSDIGLQNTYLGNDIENSKIDNNNIYENNINNINNNNNISINNLSKFKITNLEENEIPDVIANLLMNNKIICVCRGRMEFGPRALGNRSIIALPTRENAQKINRLLNRYEHMPYAPTILWEYASEYVKNPFYSPHMAFLFKTKDNYDNKSNINGVIHQDGTTRPQMLKKEYNTTYYEIIRSLGDNFSSNSQSCYSVLNTSFNLHGEPIVCSLDDAVHSFVGDALLLGNLLIEKL
- a CDS encoding aspartate kinase, whose translation is MITVMKFGGTSVGDGKRIKNVSKIVSDRFKRGNGDNHQDHNHIVVVTSAMTQITNSLIDISKEALDVRDIARVNSFIQDVRDRHHLAILEAIEDPEIQEETRIVIENTLEQLEKVLLGVTYLGELTPKSKDFILSFGERLCAPILCGALKDKGNKSICLTGREAGIITDNNFGCAKVIDLRVKGTITPLLELGVIPVITGFIGGTKEEEITTLGRGGSDYSAALVGAGLEADMVEIWTDVSGVLSADPRTVEKVKKIPKMSYLEAMELAYFGAKVLHPRTVEPVMEKGIPLKIKNTFEPENEGTLINGDIEPSDRPIKAITTIKDVILINIFGGGMVGVSGTAARIFNALGRSNANVILITQGSSETNISIVIYDGELEAIKCVRELKKEFDGCHLIKDVSFDKEVCVVSAVGSDMKGSKGIAGDLFTAVAESGANIKMIAQGSSETNISFVIGEKDLENCLKKLHKTFIEDVN